A genomic segment from Lutibacter sp. A80 encodes:
- a CDS encoding NRDE family protein — protein sequence MCTVTFLPLKNNGFIFTSNRDETPLRKTIPPKKYEENGVELVFPKDELAGGTWIGTSSNNRLVCVLNGAFKKHNRKESYKKSRGIIAKDVLKANNFEEYIENLNLNEVEPFTMVIVDWSNPNLSLFELVWDATKKHFNRLKNEPKIWSSATLYSESSKETRQQWFKTWVSESNFTTSTILNFHHSEIGDKEQSILMKRPNVETVSITSIKKEHQNIDLLYEDVIHNLIYKTSI from the coding sequence ATGTGCACCGTTACTTTTCTTCCATTAAAAAACAATGGTTTTATTTTTACTTCTAATAGAGATGAAACTCCACTTAGAAAAACCATTCCTCCTAAAAAATATGAAGAAAATGGAGTGGAATTAGTTTTTCCGAAGGATGAATTAGCTGGTGGTACTTGGATTGGCACAAGCTCTAATAACAGATTGGTTTGTGTTTTAAACGGCGCTTTTAAAAAACATAACAGAAAAGAAAGCTATAAAAAAAGCAGAGGAATTATTGCTAAAGATGTTTTAAAAGCTAATAATTTTGAAGAATATATTGAAAATTTAAATTTAAATGAAGTTGAACCATTTACCATGGTTATTGTTGATTGGAGCAACCCTAACTTAAGCTTATTTGAACTTGTTTGGGATGCAACTAAAAAGCATTTCAATAGATTAAAAAACGAACCTAAAATATGGTCTTCAGCTACATTGTATTCTGAATCTTCTAAAGAAACAAGGCAACAATGGTTTAAAACATGGGTTTCTGAAAGTAACTTTACTACATCAACTATTTTAAATTTTCATCATTCTGAAATTGGAGATAAAGAGCAATCTATTTTAATGAAACGACCAAATGTTGAAACTGTTAGCATAACTTCAATAAAAAAAGAACATCAGAATATTGATTTATTATATGAAGATGTAATTCATAATTTAATATACAAAACAAGTATTTAG
- the apaG gene encoding Co2+/Mg2+ efflux protein ApaG → MVQQVTNGIKISVKSNFEGTNYRNYRLYHAFSYQVTIENQSNETVQLLARHWKIFDSLNNTEIVEGSGVIGKKPIIKPGESHTYTSNCFLTSPIGSMKGYYSMVNFSTSKMFKVYIPTFQLMVSNIHN, encoded by the coding sequence ATGGTACAACAAGTAACAAATGGTATAAAAATCTCTGTCAAATCTAATTTTGAAGGTACAAACTATCGAAATTATAGGTTGTATCATGCGTTTAGTTATCAGGTTACTATAGAAAACCAAAGCAATGAAACGGTACAATTATTGGCTCGTCATTGGAAAATATTTGATTCGTTAAATAATACTGAAATTGTGGAAGGATCTGGAGTTATTGGTAAAAAACCAATTATTAAACCAGGAGAATCTCATACGTATACTTCTAATTGTTTTTTAACGTCTCCTATTGGGTCTATGAAAGGTTATTATAGTATGGTTAATTTTTCAACTTCAAAAATGTTTAAAGTTTACATACCAACATTTCAGTTAATGGTTTCTAACATTCATAATTAA
- a CDS encoding type IX secretion system plug protein domain-containing protein, protein MKLFYTCLITIFVFQLNYSQQKIEDAEHIKTIIFQPTLVNNYAPIIRLGESIRLIFDDLNADEHDYTYRIEHCDYNWNSSNLSDSEFIDGYAEDRIRDYENSFNTLQPYTNYTLTIPNENTRIKISGNYKIYVINDYDEVVFERKFVVYESQVTVGVTIYKSRDISTIDTNQSVEFIINHPSLRINNPKEEILPVVIQNNNWQTAIEGLKPQFYRGTQLLYKYNKETSFLAGNEFLYFDTKSIRNTTLNIARVELGTDLYHTYLYTNEERIDQPYTLFEDINGNFVVRVLNGDDNNTEADYSWVHFSLSSLENLEGKDVYVSGNFNNWQLNESNKLTYNAENGLYETSLLLKQGFYNYQFVTKTADGTINNSDIDGSFYQTENDYTVIVYYNKFGSRYTRVIGVGNGNSEKMNN, encoded by the coding sequence TTGAAGTTATTTTATACCTGTCTTATTACCATTTTTGTGTTTCAACTAAATTATTCTCAACAAAAAATTGAAGATGCGGAACATATTAAAACTATTATTTTTCAACCTACTTTAGTAAATAATTATGCGCCAATTATTAGGCTTGGTGAGTCTATTCGATTAATTTTTGATGATTTAAATGCCGATGAACACGATTATACATATAGAATAGAACATTGTGATTATAATTGGAATTCTTCTAATTTGTCTGATTCGGAATTTATAGATGGTTATGCAGAAGATAGAATTAGAGATTACGAAAACTCTTTTAACACCTTACAGCCTTATACAAATTATACATTAACAATTCCAAATGAAAATACACGAATAAAAATTTCTGGTAATTATAAAATATATGTTATAAACGATTACGATGAAGTTGTTTTTGAACGCAAATTTGTAGTTTACGAATCTCAAGTAACTGTTGGTGTAACAATTTATAAAAGCCGAGATATTTCTACAATAGATACCAATCAATCAGTTGAGTTTATAATAAATCATCCTAGTTTAAGAATTAACAACCCAAAAGAAGAAATTTTGCCTGTTGTAATTCAGAATAATAATTGGCAAACTGCAATTGAAGGTTTAAAACCGCAATTTTATAGAGGTACACAATTATTATATAAATACAATAAAGAAACTAGTTTTTTAGCAGGAAATGAGTTTTTGTATTTCGATACAAAATCTATAAGAAATACAACCTTAAATATTGCAAGAGTTGAATTAGGAACAGATTTATACCATACTTATTTATATACTAATGAAGAAAGAATAGATCAGCCTTATACGTTGTTTGAAGATATTAACGGAAATTTTGTAGTTCGGGTTTTGAATGGAGACGACAATAATACAGAAGCAGATTATAGTTGGGTGCATTTTTCTTTAAGTTCTTTAGAGAATTTAGAAGGTAAGGATGTTTATGTTAGTGGTAATTTTAATAATTGGCAATTAAATGAATCTAATAAACTTACCTATAATGCTGAAAATGGTTTGTATGAAACTTCCTTATTATTAAAGCAAGGTTTTTATAACTATCAGTTTGTTACTAAAACTGCTGATGGTACTATAAATAATAGCGATATCGATGGCTCTTTTTACCAAACTGAGAACGATTATACTGTTATAGTGTATTACAATAAATTTGGAAGTAGATACACTAGAGTTATTGGAGTTGGCAATGGAAATTCTGAAAAAATGAATAATTAA
- a CDS encoding Na(+)-translocating NADH-quinone reductase subunit A, with protein sequence MSQDIRIKKGLDIKLKGIAEKVTQKANPCSVYTLKPEDFHSIIPKLSIKVGAKVKAGEAVFYNKANEDMKFPSPVSGELIDIIRGEKRKILAIKIEASNVQEYADFGIKDPKAMKADEIKSHLLAAGCWPFIKQRPYDVIANPANTPKAIFVSGYASAPLAADYDYVLAGKEKELQAAITALSKLTPGTVHVSVGKNANSPLTGLNNCTLHKVSGPHPSGNVGTQIAKIDPVNKGETVWTISPQDLVIIGELLLTGKFNAERTIALAGSSVEAPKYYTTIIGATISSVVDKKLAGTNNRIISGNVLTGKATDTKGCLGYYDNIITVIPEGNDYELFGWNKPVFNKISATRSLTFSWLNPKKKYDLNTNTNGEHRAFVVTGQYEKVFPLDIFPMQILKACMYKDLDEMEALGMYEVAPEDFALTEFVCISKQPHQEIIRKGLDLMLKEIG encoded by the coding sequence ATGTCACAGGACATTCGAATTAAAAAAGGTTTGGATATTAAGCTAAAAGGTATTGCCGAAAAGGTTACCCAAAAAGCTAACCCTTGTAGTGTATATACACTAAAACCTGAAGATTTCCACAGTATCATTCCTAAATTATCTATTAAAGTTGGCGCTAAAGTAAAAGCAGGTGAAGCTGTTTTTTACAATAAAGCTAATGAAGATATGAAATTCCCATCGCCTGTAAGCGGTGAATTAATTGATATCATTCGTGGTGAAAAAAGAAAAATATTAGCAATTAAGATTGAAGCTAGTAATGTACAAGAATATGCAGATTTTGGCATAAAAGATCCCAAAGCTATGAAAGCTGATGAGATTAAAAGCCATTTATTAGCTGCTGGTTGTTGGCCATTTATTAAACAAAGACCTTATGATGTTATTGCAAATCCTGCAAATACACCTAAAGCAATTTTTGTTTCTGGTTACGCAAGTGCTCCTTTAGCTGCCGATTACGATTATGTATTGGCTGGTAAAGAAAAAGAGCTACAAGCTGCTATAACTGCTTTAAGCAAATTAACTCCAGGTACAGTACATGTATCCGTAGGTAAAAATGCTAATTCTCCTTTAACAGGCTTAAACAATTGTACATTGCATAAAGTTTCAGGACCACATCCTTCTGGAAATGTAGGTACTCAAATTGCAAAAATTGACCCTGTAAATAAAGGTGAAACAGTTTGGACAATTTCTCCTCAAGATTTAGTAATTATTGGAGAATTATTACTTACAGGAAAGTTTAATGCTGAAAGAACTATTGCTTTAGCAGGTTCTTCTGTTGAAGCTCCCAAATATTACACAACAATAATTGGAGCTACAATAAGTTCTGTTGTTGATAAAAAATTAGCGGGTACTAATAATAGAATTATTAGTGGAAATGTTTTAACTGGAAAAGCTACTGATACAAAAGGTTGCTTAGGTTATTACGATAACATTATCACTGTAATTCCTGAAGGTAACGATTATGAATTATTTGGTTGGAACAAACCAGTTTTCAATAAAATATCAGCCACAAGATCCTTAACATTTTCTTGGTTAAATCCTAAAAAGAAATACGACTTAAACACTAATACAAATGGAGAACACAGAGCATTTGTAGTTACAGGTCAATACGAAAAAGTATTTCCATTAGATATTTTTCCAATGCAAATTTTAAAAGCTTGTATGTATAAAGATCTTGATGAAATGGAAGCCTTAGGAATGTACGAAGTTGCTCCTGAAGATTTTGCTTTAACTGAGTTTGTTTGTATTTCTAAACAACCGCATCAAGAGATTATTAGAAAAGGCTTAGACTTAATGTTAAAAGAAATAGGATAA
- a CDS encoding NADH:ubiquinone reductase (Na(+)-transporting) subunit B: MGIKEKLHNFREKNKDKKWLPAFSAFHTFLYTPNETTHSGGHVRAADDLKRTMNMVVLAMIPCLIFGMFNTGYQHYLAFGEAVDFLSWDAFLVGLTKILPLVIVSYVVGLGVEFIFAIIKGHEVEEGYLVTGMLVPLIVPVDIPLWMLAVAVIFGVVIGKEVFGGTGMNILNPALTIRAFLFFAYPTWMSGDKVWVHGATERANDIIGGANLDAVSGETILGSLAQGNELAYSISDMFFGFIPGSVGETSTLIIILAGLFLIYTKIASWRIMLSAVVGALVMGLLFNGVVNAELITNGSKFYTLMSTEFWHHLLIGGFAFGVVFMATDPVTASQTNKGKWIYGFLIGFVSIMIRVFNPAYPEGVMLAILLMNVFAPTIDHYVVQGNVKRRLKRLKAKTA, from the coding sequence ATGGGAATAAAAGAAAAATTACATAATTTCAGAGAAAAGAACAAGGACAAAAAATGGCTTCCAGCCTTTTCCGCTTTTCACACATTTTTATATACACCTAATGAAACAACACATTCAGGTGGGCACGTAAGAGCCGCAGACGATTTAAAAAGAACAATGAACATGGTTGTTTTAGCTATGATTCCTTGTTTAATTTTTGGAATGTTTAATACAGGATACCAACATTACCTAGCTTTTGGTGAAGCAGTTGATTTCTTATCTTGGGATGCATTTTTAGTTGGTTTAACTAAAATTCTTCCTTTAGTTATTGTATCATATGTTGTTGGTTTAGGAGTTGAATTTATTTTTGCCATTATTAAAGGACACGAAGTTGAAGAAGGTTACTTAGTAACTGGAATGCTTGTTCCACTAATTGTACCTGTAGATATACCGTTATGGATGCTTGCAGTTGCTGTTATTTTTGGTGTAGTAATTGGTAAAGAAGTTTTTGGAGGAACTGGTATGAATATACTAAACCCTGCATTAACAATACGTGCATTTTTATTCTTTGCCTATCCTACTTGGATGAGTGGAGATAAAGTTTGGGTACACGGAGCAACAGAAAGAGCGAACGATATTATTGGAGGAGCTAATTTAGATGCTGTCTCCGGAGAAACTATTTTAGGAAGCTTAGCTCAAGGTAACGAGTTAGCCTACTCTATTTCTGATATGTTCTTTGGTTTTATACCCGGTTCTGTTGGTGAAACATCTACCTTAATAATAATATTGGCTGGTTTATTTTTAATTTATACAAAAATAGCTAGCTGGAGAATTATGTTATCAGCAGTAGTTGGAGCTTTAGTAATGGGCTTATTATTTAATGGAGTAGTAAATGCAGAATTAATTACTAATGGTAGTAAATTCTACACACTAATGAGTACAGAATTCTGGCATCATTTATTAATTGGTGGATTTGCATTTGGTGTGGTATTTATGGCAACAGACCCTGTAACTGCTTCACAAACAAATAAAGGTAAATGGATTTATGGTTTCTTAATTGGATTTGTTTCAATTATGATTCGTGTATTTAACCCAGCATACCCTGAAGGTGTAATGTTAGCCATTTTATTAATGAATGTATTTGCGCCAACAATTGATCATTACGTTGTTCAAGGAAATGTAAAAAGAAGATTGAAACGTTTAAAAGCAAAAACAGCATAA
- a CDS encoding Na(+)-translocating NADH-quinone reductase subunit C, whose translation MAKNTDSNVYTVLFATGMVLVVGTLLAFLASSLSDKIAENKRIEKQQNILYAMGINNNDESSVEFVSKNIVGEEFNKYITKQLVIEGTDATEDNNAYLIDIKKEEALAKDNNYQRKLPLFIGNKEGKEFYIVPVRGKGLWDAIWGYVALDSKLVVQGVFFDHAGETPGLGSNIKERFFMDDFIGEHILDGDTFKGITAAKGNADPKNINKTDFEVDAIAGATITGDGLSAMLKKDLKMYLPYLKTLKQ comes from the coding sequence ATGGCAAAAAATACTGATAGTAACGTATATACAGTTTTGTTCGCAACAGGAATGGTTCTTGTTGTAGGAACATTATTAGCGTTTTTAGCGTCGTCATTAAGTGATAAAATAGCTGAAAACAAAAGAATAGAAAAGCAACAAAACATATTATATGCTATGGGCATTAACAACAACGACGAAAGTAGCGTTGAGTTTGTATCTAAAAATATAGTTGGTGAAGAATTCAATAAATATATTACTAAACAATTAGTAATTGAAGGAACGGATGCAACTGAAGATAATAATGCTTATTTAATTGATATTAAAAAAGAAGAAGCTTTAGCAAAAGACAATAACTACCAAAGAAAATTACCTTTATTTATTGGAAACAAAGAAGGTAAAGAATTCTACATAGTACCTGTTAGAGGTAAAGGTTTATGGGATGCAATATGGGGTTATGTAGCTTTAGATAGTAAATTGGTAGTTCAAGGTGTATTTTTTGACCATGCCGGTGAAACTCCTGGTTTAGGTTCTAACATTAAAGAACGCTTCTTTATGGATGACTTTATTGGTGAACATATTTTAGATGGTGATACATTTAAAGGTATAACAGCTGCTAAAGGTAATGCAGACCCAAAAAATATAAACAAAACAGATTTTGAAGTAGATGCAATTGCAGGAGCAACTATTACAGGTGACGGTCTTTCAGCAATGTTGAAAAAAGACTTGAAAATGTATCTACCTTATTTAAAAACATTAAAGCAATAA
- a CDS encoding NADH:ubiquinone reductase (Na(+)-transporting) subunit D, which translates to MGLLSKKDAKLITDPLADNNPITIQVLGICSALAITAELKASIVMAIAVMFVLGLGNVVISLMRNIIPSKIRIIVQLIVVATLVIIVDLVLKAFAYELSKTLSVFVGLIITNCIIMGRFEAFALANGPWRSFLDGIGNSLGYGIILVLVGFFRELLGSGTLLGFKVLGDSIEKTGVYAYGYENNGFMLLAPMALITVGIIIWVQRSRNESLIEEN; encoded by the coding sequence ATGGGACTTTTATCAAAAAAAGACGCAAAATTAATAACCGATCCATTAGCTGATAACAACCCTATTACTATTCAAGTTTTAGGTATATGTTCTGCATTAGCAATTACCGCAGAATTAAAAGCTTCAATTGTAATGGCTATAGCCGTTATGTTTGTATTAGGTTTAGGAAACGTAGTAATTTCGTTAATGCGAAATATAATTCCTTCAAAAATTAGAATTATTGTACAACTAATTGTAGTTGCTACTTTAGTAATTATAGTAGATTTAGTTTTAAAAGCTTTTGCTTACGAATTAAGTAAAACATTATCTGTTTTTGTAGGATTAATTATTACAAACTGTATTATTATGGGACGTTTTGAAGCTTTTGCTTTGGCTAACGGACCTTGGAGATCTTTCTTAGATGGGATTGGAAATTCATTAGGATATGGAATAATATTGGTTCTTGTAGGTTTCTTTAGAGAGCTTTTAGGTTCTGGAACTTTATTAGGATTTAAAGTATTAGGAGATTCTATTGAAAAAACAGGAGTATATGCTTATGGTTACGAAAATAACGGTTTTATGTTATTAGCACCAATGGCACTTATTACTGTAGGAATTATTATTTGGGTACAACGCTCAAGAAATGAATCATTAATTGAAGAAAATTAA
- the nqrE gene encoding NADH:ubiquinone reductase (Na(+)-transporting) subunit E translates to MEHIELIFKSIFVDNMVFATFLGMCSYLAVSKKVSTAVGLGAAVIFVMAITVPLNWLLDKYILQDGALAWLGPEYASYDLSFLSFILFIATIATMVQLVEIIVEKFSPSLYNSLGIFLPLIAVNCAILGGSLFMQSREIQSIGLAFNYGISSGIGWFLAILAIAAIREKIRYSNVPAPLRGLGITFIITGLMAIGFMSFGGMLTGGDAEETTEKTAVIEPSQKNTLEVTKEEATNLAKNETEIKE, encoded by the coding sequence ATGGAACACATAGAATTAATTTTTAAGTCAATATTTGTTGATAACATGGTATTTGCAACATTCCTTGGAATGTGTTCGTACCTAGCAGTATCTAAAAAAGTTTCAACAGCAGTAGGATTAGGAGCAGCCGTTATATTTGTAATGGCAATTACAGTACCTTTAAACTGGTTGTTAGATAAATATATTTTACAAGATGGAGCATTAGCTTGGTTAGGTCCAGAATATGCATCTTACGATTTAAGTTTCTTATCTTTTATACTATTTATTGCTACCATTGCAACAATGGTACAATTAGTAGAAATAATTGTTGAGAAATTTTCTCCATCGTTATACAATTCATTAGGTATATTTTTACCATTAATTGCTGTAAACTGTGCTATTTTAGGAGGTTCATTATTTATGCAATCTCGTGAAATACAATCTATAGGTTTAGCATTTAATTACGGAATAAGTTCAGGAATTGGGTGGTTTTTAGCAATTTTAGCTATTGCTGCTATCCGAGAAAAAATTAGATATTCAAATGTGCCTGCACCACTTAGAGGTTTAGGAATTACATTTATTATAACAGGCTTAATGGCAATTGGATTTATGAGCTTTGGAGGAATGTTAACTGGAGGAGATGCTGAAGAAACTACAGAAAAAACTGCAGTAATTGAACCTTCACAAAAAAACACCCTAGAAGTTACAAAAGAAGAAGCTACTAATTTAGCTAAAAACGAAACAGAAATTAAAGAGTAA
- the nqrF gene encoding NADH:ubiquinone reductase (Na(+)-transporting) subunit F has product MILAINTLGTIVATVVAFLVITLLLVALLLYVKQKLSPSGPVKIKINGEKEIEVASGSSLLTTLGNAKIFLPSACGGGGTCIQCECHVNSGGGEALPTETPHFTRKELQEGARLACQVKVKQDMDISIPEEVFGIKKWEATVVRNYNVASFIKEFVVEIPEDMGYKAGGYIQIEIPECEVDFKDIDITAHPEEHETPDKFQIEWDKFGLWDLKMKNTELVERAYSMASYPAEGREIMLNVRIATPPWDRAKNGWMAVNPGIASSYIFSRKPGDKVTISGPYGEFFINDSDAEMLYVGGGAGMAPMRSHLYHLFKTLKTGRKVTYWYGGRSKRELFYLEHFYELEKEFPNFKFYLVLSEPAPEDNWVNKKDTDDPNGDGFTGFVHQAVIDEYLSKHEAPEDLELYFCGPPLMNKAVQKMGEDFGLADENIRFDDFGG; this is encoded by the coding sequence ATGATATTAGCAATAAATACCTTAGGTACAATTGTAGCAACTGTAGTAGCTTTCTTAGTAATAACACTATTATTAGTTGCATTATTACTGTATGTAAAACAAAAACTATCGCCTTCTGGCCCAGTTAAAATAAAAATTAATGGTGAAAAAGAAATTGAAGTAGCTTCTGGAAGTTCTTTATTAACAACTTTAGGAAATGCTAAAATATTTTTACCATCTGCCTGTGGTGGTGGTGGAACTTGTATTCAATGTGAATGTCACGTAAACTCTGGAGGTGGTGAAGCATTACCAACAGAAACACCTCACTTCACTAGAAAAGAATTACAAGAAGGTGCGCGTTTAGCATGTCAAGTAAAAGTAAAACAGGATATGGATATTTCTATTCCTGAAGAAGTATTCGGAATCAAAAAATGGGAAGCAACAGTTGTTAGAAATTACAACGTAGCATCATTTATTAAAGAATTTGTTGTTGAAATACCTGAAGATATGGGTTACAAAGCAGGTGGATATATACAAATTGAAATTCCTGAATGTGAAGTAGACTTTAAAGATATAGATATTACAGCACACCCTGAAGAACATGAAACTCCAGACAAATTTCAAATTGAATGGGATAAGTTTGGTTTATGGGATTTAAAAATGAAAAATACTGAATTAGTAGAGCGTGCTTATTCAATGGCTTCTTATCCTGCTGAAGGAAGAGAAATTATGCTAAATGTACGTATTGCTACTCCGCCTTGGGATAGAGCAAAAAATGGATGGATGGCTGTTAATCCTGGTATAGCATCTTCATATATTTTCTCTCGTAAACCAGGAGATAAAGTTACTATTTCAGGTCCTTATGGTGAATTCTTCATCAATGATTCAGATGCTGAAATGTTATATGTTGGTGGTGGTGCTGGTATGGCTCCAATGCGTTCTCACTTATATCACCTATTCAAAACATTAAAAACTGGTAGAAAAGTTACTTATTGGTATGGTGGACGTTCTAAACGTGAGCTATTCTACTTAGAACACTTCTATGAATTAGAAAAAGAATTCCCTAACTTTAAATTCTATTTAGTATTGTCTGAACCTGCACCTGAAGATAATTGGGTAAATAAAAAAGATACAGACGACCCTAACGGAGATGGATTTACTGGATTTGTACATCAAGCGGTTATAGATGAATATTTATCTAAACACGAAGCTCCAGAAGATTTAGAATTATATTTCTGTGGACCTCCATTAATGAACAAAGCCGTTCAAAAAATGGGTGAAGACTTTGGTTTAGCCGATGAAAACATTCGATTTGATGACTTTGGTGGTTAA
- a CDS encoding Na(+)-translocating NADH-quinone reductase subunit F: protein MNRALTVQEQHNLAMNIVGKDLEKRGFEFLAVNSLLKRNPQFVCIDKNNQRYFVIIKVAQITEKPITYNVIWMETFKQHAIKNNAKILFAGVGLGSKKDGSKPPILNDEYLLQYDGIEYLDTALN, encoded by the coding sequence ATGAATAGAGCCCTTACAGTTCAAGAACAGCACAATTTAGCTATGAATATAGTTGGAAAAGATTTAGAAAAACGAGGTTTTGAATTCTTAGCGGTAAACAGCTTATTAAAAAGAAATCCACAGTTTGTTTGTATCGATAAAAATAATCAGCGTTATTTTGTTATTATAAAAGTAGCACAAATAACAGAAAAACCTATTACATATAATGTTATTTGGATGGAGACCTTTAAACAACACGCTATAAAAAACAATGCAAAAATATTATTTGCAGGAGTTGGATTGGGTTCAAAAAAAGATGGTAGTAAACCTCCTATTTTAAACGACGAGTACTTATTACAATATGATGGAATTGAGTACTTAGATACAGCTTTAAATTAA
- a CDS encoding OmpA family protein, with protein sequence MKKSFVLVLVISVVLSSCVSKKKYTELESSFNSKDKELVDTKADLMKCRIESESRVASLEQQVEDLRSDKEKTLEYVDNLTVLSKSASDNIKETLAQMGKKDEYIQHVQKAMTRKDSINLALGFQLKSVLKDGFADEDIQVDVEKTVVYISIADKLLFKSGSATISSDAKRVLGKVADVISAQKDLEVMVEGYTDNKPISTAGIKDNWDLSVKRATSVIRVLQNDFNIVPERLIAAGRSEYKPLATNDTVEGRARNRRTRIVLMPQLEQFFDLLEQKVN encoded by the coding sequence ATGAAAAAAAGTTTTGTATTGGTATTAGTAATATCAGTAGTGTTAAGTTCGTGTGTATCTAAGAAAAAATATACCGAATTAGAGAGTAGTTTCAATTCTAAAGACAAAGAATTAGTTGATACAAAAGCTGATTTAATGAAATGTAGAATTGAAAGTGAAAGTAGAGTTGCTTCTTTAGAACAACAAGTTGAAGATTTAAGAAGTGACAAAGAAAAAACATTGGAATATGTTGACAATTTAACAGTATTATCAAAATCTGCATCTGATAATATCAAAGAAACGTTAGCACAAATGGGGAAAAAAGATGAGTACATTCAACATGTACAAAAAGCTATGACTCGTAAAGATTCAATTAATTTAGCTTTAGGTTTCCAATTAAAAAGTGTGTTAAAAGATGGTTTTGCTGATGAAGATATTCAAGTTGATGTTGAAAAAACTGTTGTTTATATTTCAATAGCTGATAAATTATTATTTAAAAGTGGAAGTGCAACTATCTCTTCTGATGCTAAAAGAGTGTTAGGTAAAGTTGCTGATGTAATTTCTGCTCAAAAAGATTTAGAAGTTATGGTTGAAGGTTACACTGATAATAAACCAATTAGTACTGCAGGTATTAAAGATAACTGGGATTTAAGTGTAAAACGTGCAACTTCTGTTATTAGAGTGCTTCAAAATGACTTTAATATTGTGCCTGAGCGTTTAATTGCTGCTGGTAGAAGTGAGTATAAACCTTTAGCTACTAACGATACTGTAGAAGGTAGAGCTAGAAACAGAAGAACTCGTATTGTATTAATGCCACAATTAGAACAATTTTTTGATCTTTTAGAGCAAAAAGTAAACTAA